In Nocardia sp. NBC_01327, the genomic stretch ACGATGCGGAGAAGGTGTGGTGGGCGGATTTCGTCGGCATCGCCCGGGAGCTGGTGGCTGCCGCGGACGGCGCGCCCCTCGAGGCGCTCGCGGTGAGCGGGATCGGGCCGTGCCTGCTGCCCGCCGACGCCGACGGCCGGCCGCTGCGGCCCGCCATCCTGTACGGCGTCGATACCCGCGCCGGGATCGAAATCGAGGAACTGACCGCCGAATTGGGCGCGGACACCGTGCTGGAGCGCTCGGGTTCCCCGCTCACCAGTCAGGCGGTCGGCCCGAAACTACGCTGGCTGGCCCGGCACGAGCCGCAGGTCTGGAAAGAGACCCGAATGCTGTTGATGGCCAGCTCCTTTCTGGTCCATCGCCTCACCGGCCGCTATGTGCTCGATCATCAGTCCGCCAGTCAGTGCGTGCCCATGTACGACCTCATGGCCCAGACCTGGGCGACCGATTGGGCCGGTTCGGTGGCGCCCGGCCTGCCGCTGCCCGAATTGGCCTGGCCCACAGAGATAGTCGGTCACGTGACGCCGGAAGCCGCTGCGGCGACCGGCCTTCCGGTGGGTCTGCCCGTCACCACCGGCACCATCGACGCCTGGGCCGAGGCCGCCGGTGTCGGCGTCCGGGAACCGGGCGACGTCATGATCATGTACGGCACCACCCTGTTCCTCACCCAGGTGCTCACGCATCCGCATCCGCACTCCGGCCTCTGGACCACCTGCGGAACCTGGCCCGGCACATACACATCCGCCGCGGGCATGGCGACCTCGGGCGCGATCACCGATTGGCTGCGCGCACTGACCGGCAGCGATTTCGGCGATCTGCTCGACGAGGCCGCCGACGTTCCGCCCGGCAGCCGCGGCCTGCTGGTGCTGCCCTACTTCGCGGGGGAGCGCACGCCCCTCTTCGACGCCGACGCCCGCGGCGTGATCGCCGGATTGACCCTCACCCACCAGCGCGCCGATATCTACCGTGCGGTTCTGGAGGGCATCGGCTACGGCGTCCGTCACAATCTCGAAGTCATGGCCGCCGCGGGCGGTGAGGCGCGTCGCCTCATCGCGGTCGGCGGGGGCACCAAGGGCGGCCTGTGGACCCAGATCGTCTCCGATATCACCGGCCTCCCACAGCAACTGCCCGCCGACACCATCGGCGCGGCCCTCGGCGACGCCCTTCTCGCCGCCGAAGCCATCGGCCTGGACACCTCCACCTGGAACCCGCTCACCACCACTATCGACCCCAACCCGTCCCGCACCGTCCACTACACCCCCTACTACCGCCACTACCGCTCCCTCTACGAATCCACCCGCACCACAGCCCACTTCCTGGCAGCAGAACAGCACCGCGCCGCCTCCCGCGACTGACGGGGGGAGGAGGGGTGCCGCCAGCCCTACCGGCGGGTATGTGCCGGTTGCCCGGCAATCGCGGAACCCGGGACAATCCGGACTTCAGGTGGTATTACTTTCGCGTGGCATGGACGTTGCGGCTCAGCGAGCACGAAGAGGCTGCGCTGTGCGCGCAGGCGGTACTGGAGGGGCGGTCGAAGCAGGAGATCACCCGGGATGCGCTGCGCACCTATCTGGAGCGTCATCGCGCCTGGGAGGGCTTCCTGTCCGACGATACGGTCGTCTACGGGTAGTAGCCGTCACGAATGCGGGCGTAGCGCTCGCGAATCGCCACGCCGACTCCGGGCGCGACGGGATGGAATTCCGTCGGCGCCAATGTCGGCCAGCGCGGCGGTCTCGTCCCGCCCCGCAGCGCCCACGCGGCCTGCCGGGCCGCCCCGAGCGCCACGTACTCGCTCGGATTCGGCACCGAGACAGTCTGTCCGAAGATGGTCGCCGCCGCATGCGCGATGAGCCGTGACCGCGCCGCCCCGCCGATGAGCAGAATCCGGCTCGGCGTGGTCGGCAGGCGGTCGAACGCCTCGGCGATATTGCAGAGCATGCCCTCGATCGCCGCCCGCGCCAGATGATGCGGGCGCATGGTCTCCGGGCGCAGGCCGTGCAGACTTCCGGTGGCATGCGGCAGATTCGGCGTGCGCTCCCCGGCGAGATAGGGCAGCAGCGTCAATCCGTCGGCGCCCGGCGGTGATTGCGCGGCCAGCACCTCCAGCCCGGACAGATCCGTGCCGAGCAGGGTCGCGGTGGCATCGAGCACGCGTGAGGCGTTCAGCGTGCACACCAGGGGCAGGAACGCCCCCGTGGCATCGGCGAAACCATTGACCGCCCCGGAGGCGTCGGCACTGGGACGCCCCGAGCGGGTGAAGACCGTCCCGCTGGTGCCCAGCGACACCACCACATCACCGTCCCCGATGCCCAAACCGAGTGCGGCCGCGGCATTGTCACCGGTTCCGGCCGCCACCAGCCGCCCGCCCGGCGTGCGCCCCGCCACCTCCGCCGGATTCAGCACCCGCGGCAG encodes the following:
- the xylB gene encoding xylulokinase — translated: MTVVAGVDSSTQSCKLVVCDADTGTVLRQRQIPHPDGTEVAPSIWWDALRQACDRMMRDVEAIAVAGQQHGLVALDAAGQPVRDALMWNDTRSAEAATQLVAELGGPQAWADAVGSVPLAAHTVAKLRWFADHEPQLADRTVRVLLPHDYLTWQLRGGDPHDETTTDRGDASGTGYWSPASGHYRTDLLSLAFRGRTPALPRVLNPAEVAGRTPGGRLVAAGTGDNAAAALGLGIGDGDVVVSLGTSGTVFTRSGRPSADASGAVNGFADATGAFLPLVCTLNASRVLDATATLLGTDLSGLEVLAAQSPPGADGLTLLPYLAGERTPNLPHATGSLHGLRPETMRPHHLARAAIEGMLCNIAEAFDRLPTTPSRILLIGGAARSRLIAHAAATIFGQTVSVPNPSEYVALGAARQAAWALRGGTRPPRWPTLAPTEFHPVAPGVGVAIRERYARIRDGYYP
- a CDS encoding FGGY-family carbohydrate kinase gives rise to the protein MLLGIDIGTSGSKGVLVDHHGMVDMRAERPHRVSTPRPGWVEHDAEKVWWADFVGIARELVAAADGAPLEALAVSGIGPCLLPADADGRPLRPAILYGVDTRAGIEIEELTAELGADTVLERSGSPLTSQAVGPKLRWLARHEPQVWKETRMLLMASSFLVHRLTGRYVLDHQSASQCVPMYDLMAQTWATDWAGSVAPGLPLPELAWPTEIVGHVTPEAAAATGLPVGLPVTTGTIDAWAEAAGVGVREPGDVMIMYGTTLFLTQVLTHPHPHSGLWTTCGTWPGTYTSAAGMATSGAITDWLRALTGSDFGDLLDEAADVPPGSRGLLVLPYFAGERTPLFDADARGVIAGLTLTHQRADIYRAVLEGIGYGVRHNLEVMAAAGGEARRLIAVGGGTKGGLWTQIVSDITGLPQQLPADTIGAALGDALLAAEAIGLDTSTWNPLTTTIDPNPSRTVHYTPYYRHYRSLYESTRTTAHFLAAEQHRAASRD